CACCCACCGAATCCCCCCAGCAGCAGAAGCTCCGCGTCATCAAGATCAACCCCCGCGGGTACTGCTACGGCGTTGTCGACGCCATCCAGCTGGCACGCGTCGCGGCCCGCGATGAGAAGACCCCGAAGCCGATCTACATCCTGGGGCAGATCGTGCACAACCGCCACGCCGTGAACAGCCTCAACGACTACGGCATCATCTCGCTCGACGGCGAGAACCGCGAAGAGCTGCTCGAGCAGGTCGATCACGGCACGGTCGTGTTCACCGCCCACGGGGTGTCTCCGATCGTGAAGCTGAAGGCCCGTGCGCGAGGGCTGCACATCATCGACGCCACGTGTCCCGAGGTGACGCACACCCATGAGCTGGTGAAGACACTGGTCGCGCAGGGCTATGAGATCATCTACATCGGGCGCAAGGGGCACCCCGAGCCCGAAGGGGTGATCGGCGAAGCGCCCGATCACGTGCACCTGGTCGAGAAGGTCGACGACGTCGAGCGCCTCGACCTGGGTACCGACAAGATCGCCGTCTCGACCCAGACCACCCTGAGCAAGTGGGACACCGAGAAGATCACCGAGGCCATCCGCGCGCGATTCCCGCATGCCCTCATCCACAACGACATCT
This portion of the Pseudomonadota bacterium genome encodes:
- a CDS encoding 4-hydroxy-3-methylbut-2-enyl diphosphate reductase produces the protein MQNPPTESPQQQKLRVIKINPRGYCYGVVDAIQLARVAARDEKTPKPIYILGQIVHNRHAVNSLNDYGIISLDGENREELLEQVDHGTVVFTAHGVSPIVKLKARARGLHIIDATCPEVTHTHELVKTLVAQGYEIIYIGRKGHPEPEGVIGEAPDHVHLVEKVDDVERLDLGTDKIAVSTQTTLSKWDTEKITEAIRARFPHALIHNDICSATTDRQEAAVVQSKDADLVLVVGDTKSNNSNRLVQVVNELAGKPAFLIDNVTEIQPEWFEGVRTVALTSGSSTPSQITREVADFLGTLYAGGQVVVPANSKVAREAVV